In Triticum aestivum cultivar Chinese Spring chromosome 5B, IWGSC CS RefSeq v2.1, whole genome shotgun sequence, the following proteins share a genomic window:
- the LOC123111056 gene encoding nifU-like protein 1, chloroplastic: MQAAVAASAWVPTTSPSTSSFKVGVSSRLRGRRTPSAAATSVAVSTRQPLEVVRPIADPNPVVDSPLTAENVELVLDQVRPYLMADGGNVALHEIDGNVVRLKLQGACGACPSSVMTMRMGIQRRLMDEIPEIAAVEAITDKEAGLKLNEENVEKVLDEIRPYLTGAGGGNLRFVAINKFFVKVQLKGPAAGVAAVRVAVAQKLREKIPSIAAVRLLP, encoded by the exons ATGCAGGCGGCGGTAGCGGCGTCGGCGTGGGTGCCGACCACCTCGCCGTCTACCTCCTCCTTCAAG GTTGGGGTCTCGTCGCGCTTGCGTGGGAGGAGAACGCCCTCTGCCGCGGCAACTTCGGTCGCCGTGTCCACTCGCCAGCCGCTGGAAG TTGTTCGACCCATTGCCGACCCGAATCCGGTGGTCGATTCACCATTAACCGCTGAAAATGTGGAGCTTGTTCTGGATCAAGTCCGGCCGTATCTCATGGCAGACGGCGGCAACGTTGCCTTGCATGAGATCGACGGGAATGTGGTGAGGCTCAAGCTGCAAGGAGCATGCGGGGCGTGCCCAAGCTCGGTGATGACCATGAGGATGGGCATTCAGCGGCGTTTGATGGATGAAATACCAGAGATTGCTGCAGTTGAAGCTATCACGGACAAGGAGGCTGGGCTTAAGCTGAACGAAGAGAATGTTGAAAAG GTACTCGATGAGATCAGGCCATACCTCACCGGCGCAGGAGGCGGTAATCTCAGGTTTGTCGCGATCAACAAATTCTTCGTGAAAGTCCAACTCAAGGGCCCTGCAGCAGGTGTGGCGGCCGTCCGAGTTGCTGTAGCACAGAAGCTCAGAGAGAAGATCCCATCCATCGCAGCTGTCCGGCTATTGCCGTAA